A genome region from Schistocerca americana isolate TAMUIC-IGC-003095 chromosome 1, iqSchAmer2.1, whole genome shotgun sequence includes the following:
- the LOC124551683 gene encoding RNA-binding motif protein, X-linked 2-like isoform X2, translated as MCIFTVSVSEYGEVVNINLVRDKASGKSKGFCFLCYEDQRSTILAVDNLNGIKILGRTIRVDHVADYKPPKDSEKLDTETRKLYSEGCAPKLTSESDKESGQEAKNPKKEKKEKMKQKKKKKKKKRKKAKVQNSSSSSEEGSTSASDSEDETRASSKTKKSRKKKTAKSESSSASDGENIPAKTKRQQLEEKIRALERALSTVKRAAKMNEEAADAGTARPKDAHPGEVSTERVDRGSVSKKKDAGDSEGGRKNTEERGVTKHSEQPRDRERDRDRERERGRERERDWERSKERRYNREGGTSGSWSRDRDGRRN; from the exons GTATGGAGAAGTAGTTAATATAAATTTAGTCAGAGATAAGGCTTCTGGCAAATCAAAAGGTTTCTGCTTCCTCTGTTATGAAGACCAAAGGAGCACTATCCTAGCTGTTGACAATTTAAATGGTATTAAG aTACTTGGCCGCACGATTAGAGTGGATCATGTTGCAGACTACAAACCACCTAAAGATTCTGAAAAACTTGATACAGAGACAAGGAAACTTTATTCAGAAGGTTGTGCACCAAAACTTACATCGGAATCAGACAAGGAATCTGGGCAGGAAGCTAAAAATCCAAAAAAAG AGAAAAAGGAAAAGAtgaagcagaagaaaaagaagaagaagaaaaaacgaaAGAAGGCTAAAGTGCAGAACAGTAGTTCCAGCTCAGAGGAAGGTTCAACCTCAGCAAGTGACTCTGAAGACGAAACTCGTGCAAGCAGTAAAACAAAGAAGTCTCGGAAAAAGAAGACAGCAAAGTCAGAGAGCAGCAGTGCAAGTGATGGAGAAAATATACCTGCTAAAACCAAACGACAGCAGTTGGAGGAAAAAATTAGGGCTCTCGAACGAGCTCTAAGTACTGTGAAGCGGGCAGCAAAGATGAATGAGGAAGCGGCTGATGCTGGTACAGCTCGGCCAAAGGATGCTCATCCTGGGGAAGTTTCCACAGAACGTGTAGATCGTGGCAGTGTTTCTAAGAAGAAGGACGCTGGGGACAGTGAAGGTGGCAGAAAGAACACTGAAGAGCGAGGAGTTACAAAACACAGTGAGCAGCCTAGAGACAGAGAACGGGACAGGGACAGGGAAAGAGAGAGGGGTAGAGAAAGAGAGCGTGACTGGGAAAGGAGCAAAGAAAGAAGGTACAACAGAGAGGGTGGAACATCTGGCAGCTGGAGCAGGGACCGAGATGGCCGCAGAAACTAA